The following nucleotide sequence is from Endozoicomonas sp. GU-1.
GAAGCGGCAGAACTGCCATTGCTGGAATATGATATGAAGCCCTGGCGGGATGTTACCGAATTGCGACGTACCGTTCTCGCCACCTGCGGATTTACCGAGGAAGGCACTCCTGATTACGAGCTCCCGACCCCAAGGGAAGCTATTGCCGAAGTCGAGACCATCGTTGATCCACAATGCCCCAAATGCCACAGCCCCATGCGACTGCGAACGCTTAAAAAAAGCCCTCAGGCAGGCCTGGAGTGCTGGGTATGCAGCACCTATCCAAGCTGCAAAGGTGCCAGAATGGTTCATTCGTAATCAGTAGAACTGGCTACTAGACCTAGGAGCCTGTCGGACTTAAGACTGTCCTACTGTGGTTGCGATAAATTGGTCTAAAAATTCCTGCTTCTTCGTCAAATAGCCCCGCTATTCTCCTCAGAAGCAGAAATTTTTATCCTCAATTTCTCGCAATTCTCGCTACGGGGTCGCCTAGACGGACGCTTAAGTCCGACAGGCTCCTGGCCAGTTTTCAGAATCCAGATCAGGAGCGCTTAAGAATCACGGTGGCCAAAGGCGGCAATGTCAGGGCAAGACTGTAGGGCAAATGATGCATCGGGATTTCCTCAGCTTCAAGCAGCTCACCCGCTGAAACACCACTACCGCCAAAGCAGGTATGATCGGTGTTCAAAATTTCACAATAGCGACCAGCCTCAGGAACACCCACGCGATAACCATCACGAACAACCGGCGTCAGGTTACAGATAACCTGTACTGAGTTCCCTTCATTATCATAACGACGGAACACCAGCACACTCTGGCTACTGTCATCCCCGGTGGTCCAGGCAAAACCTTCTGCCCTGAGATCCTGTTCAAACATCGCAGGCTCTGAGCCATGCAGCTGGTTAAGGGTTTTAACCAGCTTCTGAACCCCCACACTGAAACCCTCTGGATTGTCCAGCAAGCCCCAGTCCAACTCAGCATTCTGATTCCACTCGTTATGGGTACCCAGCTCAGCGCCCATAAAGAGCAACTTTTTACCGGGGTGCGCATACATAAATGCCAGATAGGCCCGCAGGTTGGCAAAACGCTGCCAATCGTCACCGGGCATACGGGTCAGAATAGTGCCCTTACCATGAACGACTTCATCGTGGGACAGGGGCAGAACAAAATTTTCACTCCATGCATAAACCGTACTGAACGTCATCTGCCCATGATGGTGCTGGCGATAGACAGGATCGAGTTTCATATACTCAAGCGTGTCGTTCATCCATCCCATGTTCCATTTAAAGTCAAACCCAAGCCCGCCGTCTGCCACCGCTGTGGACACACCAGGCCAGCTGGTTGACTCCTCCGCAATGGTCATCACATCCGGGAAAGCAGCGTGCACCTTCTCATTGAACTTCTTCAGGAAAGCGACGGCCTCAAGATTCTCATTACCACCATGAATATTGGCTTCCCACTCGCCATGACCTCGTGAGTAGTCAAGATAGAGCATGGAGGCAACCGCGTCGACACGAAGGCCATCAATATGGAATTCATCCAGCCAGTAAAGGGCATTACTGATCAGAAAGTCCTGAACCCAGGGCTTGCCAAAATCATAAATACAGGTTTGCCAGTCAGGGTGCCAACCACGACGAGGATCCGGATGCTCATAAAGTGAAGAGCCATCAAACCTGGCCAGGCCATGCTCATCATTGGGAAAGTGCGCAGGCACCCAATCCAGAATAACACCGAGACCTTTCTGGTGACACTGATCGACAAAATAGCGGAAATCATCCGGCGAACCATAACGGCTACTGGGCGCATAAAGACCAACCGGCTGATAACCCCAGGAATCAAACAGTGGATGCTCCGACACAGGCAGCAACTCAACATGCGTAAAGCCCATATCCATCACATAGGGAATCAGCTCATCGGCCAGTTCACGAAAGTTCAGGAAGTCACCGTTCTCTTTTCTTTTCCATGAGCCCGCATGAACCTCATAGATAGAAAAGGGCTGCTCTTTATCAGCCTTGCCTTTTCTTTGACTCATCCACAGCTGGTCTTGCCAGACATAGCTATCGACGCCCTGCACGACAGAAGCCAGTCCGGGCCACTGCTCAATATGGCGGGCGAACGGATCGGTTTTCTGTGGCAGTGAATTGCCGTGATAATCACGGATAGCGTATTTATACTGATCGCCAGCCTGAACGCCGGGCACAAACAGCCGCCAGATACCATCATCCGCACTGGCCATTGGATGGAGCCGCTCATCCCAGCCATTAAAGCTTCCCACAATACTCACTGACCGGGCATAAGGCGCGTAAACCTTAAACAACACACCCTGTATATTCAGTTTACTGTTGATCTTATGGGAGACCACCTGTGCCCCGAGGTGTCGATAAAGGCCTTCCGACTCAATATCTGACTGGGCAAGAATGTATTCCCCAAAACAGTACGGGTCATAAACCACAAAGCGGTGGCCATTCGCCCAATGGATCGCCAACTGATAAAGAAACGGCTTTTTTCTTCTGGGCAGATGCAGCTCAAAGACACCAGCCTCATTGCGGCTCATTTCGCCAAGCAGCTTGCCGGTGTGGTGATCAAACACCTCGACCATGGTTGCATCCGGACGCCATACGCGAATGACCAGACCTTTTCCTTCCGGATGAGGATGCAACCCCAGCTGATCAAAAGGCGTTGCACACTGACTGTTAGCCAGATCCGACACCACAGGCTTTATGGCAGCCTTTGGCATTGATGATGTTTTGGAAGATACAGCGATATTCATAGTGTTGCTTTATTTCAGTGCAAAAATTGCCTGTCGACAAAATCAGAAGGACTCCCGGGAAGACAGGGAAAACTTGTATCTGGAAGACTGAGCACCTCAGTCTTCCGCCTTTCCTTCAAGATAAGCCACTCCGGGGCTTATCGCAGCCAACTGCCGCCCGATAAACCTCAAGGTAATCCAGGGCTGACTGCTCCCAGGTAAATGACTCATTCATGGCATTAACCACCAATCGGCTCATCAGTTGCCCATCCTGATAAACGACATGGGTCTGATTGAGACAGTGCAACAGGGCATCACTGTCAGCCGAATCAAACATAAACCCGGTTGCGTCCCCGCCAGCCGAATCATAGCCTTTAACGGTGTCCAC
It contains:
- the glgB gene encoding 1,4-alpha-glucan branching protein GlgB, with translation MNIAVSSKTSSMPKAAIKPVVSDLANSQCATPFDQLGLHPHPEGKGLVIRVWRPDATMVEVFDHHTGKLLGEMSRNEAGVFELHLPRRKKPFLYQLAIHWANGHRFVVYDPYCFGEYILAQSDIESEGLYRHLGAQVVSHKINSKLNIQGVLFKVYAPYARSVSIVGSFNGWDERLHPMASADDGIWRLFVPGVQAGDQYKYAIRDYHGNSLPQKTDPFARHIEQWPGLASVVQGVDSYVWQDQLWMSQRKGKADKEQPFSIYEVHAGSWKRKENGDFLNFRELADELIPYVMDMGFTHVELLPVSEHPLFDSWGYQPVGLYAPSSRYGSPDDFRYFVDQCHQKGLGVILDWVPAHFPNDEHGLARFDGSSLYEHPDPRRGWHPDWQTCIYDFGKPWVQDFLISNALYWLDEFHIDGLRVDAVASMLYLDYSRGHGEWEANIHGGNENLEAVAFLKKFNEKVHAAFPDVMTIAEESTSWPGVSTAVADGGLGFDFKWNMGWMNDTLEYMKLDPVYRQHHHGQMTFSTVYAWSENFVLPLSHDEVVHGKGTILTRMPGDDWQRFANLRAYLAFMYAHPGKKLLFMGAELGTHNEWNQNAELDWGLLDNPEGFSVGVQKLVKTLNQLHGSEPAMFEQDLRAEGFAWTTGDDSSQSVLVFRRYDNEGNSVQVICNLTPVVRDGYRVGVPEAGRYCEILNTDHTCFGGSGVSAGELLEAEEIPMHHLPYSLALTLPPLATVILKRS